CGCCAGTCCCGCAGGAGCGGGTCTCGCCCTCGACCCCGCGCTCGAAGGTGCGCTGGTCGTATCCCGTGACGGGGCCGGCCTCGCGTTCGGAAGCTAGGGTGACGTTGGCACCCTCGGGGAAGACGTCGGCGTGGCGAACCGCGGGGGCGACGGCGTCGAGGTCGAGGGCGGCGACGTTCTCGACGAACGCGACGGCGTGGGGGACGCCAGTGTTCACGGCCGTCACAGTGAGGCCCTCGATCTCGGTCTCGATCAGCGGTTCGTCTAGCGTCGTCGGCACCTGTTCAGGATCGAGCGTGGGTTTGCTCATCTCGACGGTGACGCCTTCCTGGCCGACGTGAGCCGGGTACTCCCCAGCAGGCGTCTCGATCACGAACTCGCGAGAGCCGGTCCGGGCGGCCGCCCAGGTCGCGACGACCCGGGCGCCGTTGCCACACATGTCCGCGATCGAGCCGTCGGGCTGGACGAGCGTCATCTCGACTCGCGGTGGGGTGGCCTCGGTGTCGAGAGAGAGAAAGAGCACGCCGTCGGCACCGACACGCTCGCCGCCTGGGTGATCGAGCCCGGTCTCACGATCGCAGAGCCGGCTCGCAAACGCCACCCGGTCTTCGACGGATGCGTCGGCCTCGACCACGACGAAGTCGTTCCCGGTGCCGTGGTACTTCTCGATGGAGATCATTGCTGTCCCTCTAGTCGGGTCAGGTCCGAAAGGGTTTCGCGTTCGACCGCGACGCTCGTCTCACCTGTGCCATCGAGGGAAACGACTGCCGGACGGGGTCGGGAGTTGTACGTGCTCGCCATCTCGTAGCCGTACGCGCCGGCGTTTCCGATCGCGAACACGTCCCTGCATTCGGGGCGGGGAAGCCGGCGGTCCCGGCCGAGGACGTCTGCCGTCTCACAGATCGGGCCGGCGACCATCGCCGTGACCTCGTCGCGGTCGTCCGCGTCGTCGGCGAGCGAGCGAATCTCGTGGTAGGCGTCGTACATCGCCGGGCGCAACAGGGTCGTCATCCCGGCGTCGACGCCGACGACAGTGGTCTCGGGCGTGGGCTTGACCGTATTGACCGTCGTCAGGAGGACGCCCGCGTCAGCGACGACGTAGCGGCCGGGTTCGATTCCCAACTGAGCGTCGAGATCGCCCGCCGCGTCGCGTGTCGCTTCGGCGACCGCGTCGAGGTCGAGCGGGTCTTGTTCGGGGTGGTAGGGCACACCGAGACCACCGCCGACGTTCAGAAAGTCCAGGTCGTGATCGAGGTCCCGGGCGAGGTCGCCCATCCGCGCGACGAGTTCGCGGTGAGCCGCGAGGTCGTCCTCGCCGTGGATACCGCTGCCGGCGTGGGCATGCAACCCCACGAGGTCGTAGCCGCGCTCGACGATCTCGTCGGCGAGGTCCGGGACGCGGTCGTAGGGGACGCCGAACTTCGGCGCGTCGCCGGTCGTGACCTTCGCGTGGTGGCCTGCACCGACGCCCGGGTTCACGCGGATCGCGAGCGGGCCGGCGTAGTCGCGCTCGACCAGGGCGTCGAGCGTGTCGACCGCGCCGATGGTGACCACGAGGTCGATTTCGGGATGGGCCTCGTGAAGCGCGACGACGTGATCGAGGTCCTCGCTCGGGGGATTGACGGCGGTGTAGCGCACAGTCGAGAATCCGGCGTCGACCGCTCGCTGGACCTCGCCGGCGGAAGCGCACTCGGCGTCGAGGCCCGCGTCTTCGACGGTTTCGAGGGTCCGTCGGACGGTGTTGGCCTTGACGGCGTAGCTGACGTGTTCGTCGTGGAAGGCGGTCTGGAGATTGGCGACGTTCTCCCGGACGCGCCCCTGGTCGAGGACGTACAGGGGGGTGTCGTATTCGGCGGCGAGGTCGCGTAACTGAGCTGGGTCCCAGTCTGCGAGGCGGCGGATCGGCGGCGGGTCCTCGGTTGTCATTGCTACTGTGTGGGTGCTACGCTGGTTCAATGTTTTTGGTTGCTAGGAACTGTGACTACTGGACATGATTTCTCTCTCTTCGAAGGCCCGCACCACGCTCGCTAGCAACTGAAACTGCCGGAGAAACCTCATCCTCGAAAGCCCTCACCGCGCTCGCGGTCGCTACGCGGCATATCCTCGGTCGCTACGCTCCCTCGGATAGGGGCCGACGTAGCGACTACATAAACGCGAGCGCGGTTCGCCCTTTCAGTCCACCAGGAGAGCAAGCTCTCCTGAGCCCTCGTTCGCTCCGCTCACGAGGACGCCAGGTACCGCAACCGCAATGTCGTAGCCCCATACCTCCCCGGTCGCGACTATCGTCGCGAGAGCTTGCTCTCGCGAGCCCTGCGTCGCTTCGCTCCGCAGGACGCCGCGACACGCTTCCTGACCGCCCAACCGTGGCCGGGAGCGAGTGTCGCGGCGACAGCGAGACGCGACCGAAGGGAGCGTCTCGATTGCGAACGGCGAAGCCGTGAGCGAGGGGAGTCGCTCTGTCGGCTCTATCCGAACGAGCGGTGCGAGGGCGACCACCGGGAGCCCTCGCTGTGGAACGGCGAACGGAGTGAGCCGTGGAACGAAGTGAGTGAGGATATCCGACAGAGCGGCCGCCAGCGAGGGGAGGGCTTTCGAGAAGATGGTGCCAGCGATAGCAACAGCTCTTAGCCAGCGAGGGGAGGGCTTTCGAGAAGATGGTGCCAGCGATAGCAACAGCTCTTAGCCAGCGAGGGGAGGGCTTTCGAGAAGATGGTGCCAGCGATAGCAACAAATCATAGCCAGCGAGACAAGGGCTCTCCCTGCGTGTCCTCTCCAGCAGTCAGAAGTGCTAGCCAGTCCGATTAATTATCTCGCAGAATATCCTCTTTCTCCGAGGCCTCCAGCGTCTCCTCTTCGACGTGAGTCGCCACGACGGCAGGCTTGAACGCGCCACCATCAAAGAGGTCGTGCTCGCCCACCGAGGACTCGACGAAACGAGTGAAGGCACGCCGGTCAGCAGGCAGCTCGCCGAAGATGACTTCCTCCTCGACCAGATCGTAGACCGGAATTCGCGGCGTCAGCAGCGTGTTCTCACCCACGATCGAATTCTCTCCCACGCGGAACCCACTGGTCACGCGACAGCCGGCGCCCAGCGAGACGTTGTCCTCGACGATGACGGGGTCGTCCTCGACGGGTTCGAGGACGCCGCCGATCAGCGTGTTTGCGCCGAGTTTGACGTTTGCGCCGATCTGGGCACACGAACCGACAGTGTCACACGAATCCACAAGCGTCCCGTCGCCGACGTGCGCACCGATGTTGACGAAGGAAGGACTCATCATGATGGCGTCGCTGCCCACGTAGGCACCGCGACGAATGACGGTCCCATCAGGTGTATTTCGGGTCCCGCGATGGCCCAAATCCCCGGTCGCGCGCAACGGGAGCACGTCGTGGTAGGTGACGCCGCCGTACTCGCGGGCCTCGGTCTCGCGCAGGCCGAAATTGAGGAGGATTCCCTGCTTGACCCACTCGTTGACGACCCAGTCCTCGCCGTCGGGTTCGGCCGCGCGGATCTCGCCGGCCTCCAGGGCTTCGAGGAAGCGTTCGAGGACTGCGCGGTCGTCCTGGTCGGTGTCGGCGGCGGTCAGACCGTCGTCGTAGCGCTGCCACAGGTCCGCAACGTCGGATTCGAGACTCATTACTGCGTGCTGGAACCTCGGACGCTATTACGCTTCGGAAATAGCCTCGGCAGGATCGACTCAGCTGTCGATCACGTCGGCGAACTCGTACCACCCAGGGTCCTGATCAGAGAGCCAGACTGCAGCGTCGATCGCTCCCGCCGCGAAGACGCCCCGGTCCTCCGCGCGGTGGGTGAGCGTCACGGCTTCGTCGTTGCCGGCGAGCATGATCTCGTGCTCGCCGCGGATATCACCCGCCCGCCGGACGTGGACGCCCACCTCGCCGGCCTCGCGGGGCTGGAGCCCCTCGCGACCGTACACTTCCTCGAAGTCCTCGCCGCGGGCGTCTTCGATCTCCTCGAGAATCGTGTTGGCGGTCCCGCTCGGGGCGTCACGCTTCCCGTTGTGATGGGTCTCGGTCACTTCGATGTCGTAGCCCGGCAACGCTTCGACGGCCGCAGAGACCGTCCGGAGGAGCGCCTGGATCCCGCGGGCGAAGTTCGTCGCCTTCAGCACGGGGATCTGCTCGCTGGCCGCGGCGACGGTCTCGAACTGGAGGTCGTCGTGACCAGTAGTCCCGGTCACCAGCGGGACGCCAGCGTCCGCACAATCGGTCGCGAACTCGATGGCTGCGTCGGGAACAGTAAAATCGATCACGGCGTCGGGTTCGTGACTATCGAGCAGGTCCGCGAACGCGGCCGGCTTGTACACCGGGACGCCCTGCACGTCCTCGACGTCCGCGGCGTCGATGCCGAACGCAACCTCGACGTCCTCGCGCCCTGCCGCGGTCTCGATGACGGCCTCGCCCATCCGGCCGGCCGCGCCAGTCACACCGAGGCGGATCATCGCTCGACCTCCGCGTACTCGTCTTCCAGATCTTCCTCGGCCAGGCGAGCCAGTTCGGCCTGCAGGGCGTCCCGATGCTCCTCGGAGAGTCGGGTCAGCGGCGAGCGCACGGAGGGTCGGCCGTGACCGCGGACGGCCATGGCTTCCTTGATGGGGATGGGATTGGTCTCCACGAAGAGGAGGCGGGTCAGTGGCCCGAGTTCGTGGTGAAGCCGGCGCGCGAACTGGTAATCGCCAGATAGCGCTGCCCCGACCATCGCACAGGTCCGTTCGGGTTCGACGTTGGCGACCACGGAGATACAGCCGTCCGCACCGATCGAAAGTAAGGGGAGAGTCATCCCGTCGTCGCCCGACAGCACCGCAAAGGCCTCGTCCTGCGTTCGCTCGATGATCTCGCTGATCTGGCCGACGTCGCCGCTGGCAGCCTTGAAGCCCGCGATGTTGGGATGGCTCGCGAGTTCGACGGCGGTGTCCGGATCGATGTTCCGGCCCGTACGCGAGGGGACGTTGTAGACGATCTGCGGGCAGTCGACCTCGTCGGCGATCGTCCGGTAGTGCTCGAGGAGGCCCTGCTGTTCGGGCTTGTTGTAGTACGGCGAGATCAGCAGGAGCGCGTCAGCGCCCGCGTCCGCGGCGCGCTGGGAGAGTTCCAGGGCTTCGCGGGTGTTGTTCGAGCCAGTCCCAGCGATCACGGGCACGTCGTCGACGGCGTCGATGACCGCTTCGACGACCTCGACGTGTTCGTCGTGGGTGAGCGTCGCCGACTCACCGGTCGAGCCGACGGGGACGAGCCCGTCGACGCCAGCGGATTCGAGGCGCTGGGCGTCCGTTCGGAGTTGTTCGAAGTCGATGCTGCCGTCGGTCTCGAAGGGCGTCACCATCGCGGGGTAGACGCCCTCGAAGAGATGTGTCGTCATGGTTGTCGTGAGTTATCGGGGTTGTTCGCACGCGAGCTATTAAAACAGAACCGACCCGGGACGGGACGCCACCCCGCCGCGAGTCACGACTCGCGTTTGCGTTTCGAGACCGCCGTCTCACCGGCCACTGGATTCCAGGTACTCGCGGCGAGACGGCTCATACCTGTGTGAGCGGCGCTGAGAAACTTAGCAATTGTGTGTCGCGCGTGGACAGGGGACATGGTTTTGTCGATCCGGCCCAGAGATACTGCGCATGGGACACGAGTGGGCCTGTCACTGGGCCGGCAAACGCAGCGACGAGGAAGACACCGACACGCGATTCACGCTCAAGACCCGTGCCGAGCGCCGCGAGAGACGACGTGCGTCAGACGACTGCGAGTGACTGCTGTACCGAATTACCGACCGACCGCACGAAGGCGGTCAATTCGGAACAGACGTACAGCAGTCACTCGACCACAACGGCTTTTTCACTGGGGACGAACCGCTTAGCCATGCGTTTCGGCGTCGACGAGGCCGGCAAGGGACCCGTGCTTGGGTCGATGTTCGCAGCGGCGGTGCTAGCCGACCCCGACGACCTGCCCGAGGACGTGGGCGACTCGAAAGGAATCGCCCCCGATCGCCGCCAGCTCATGGCCGACGAGATCCGCGCGGTCGCCGAACGGGTCGCCGTCGCCGAGATCCCGGTGTGGGAGATCGACGACGAGAAGACCGACATGAACACCCTCACCGTCGAAGCTCACGCTCGCGCGCTCTCGCGGATCTGTGTGGACGGGCGAACTGTCCGAAAAAACGGTAGCGACGAGCTCTCTGGGTTCGTCGACGCCGGCGACACGAACGCCGTCCGCTTCGGCCAGCGCCTCCGCGATCGGATCGACGCCGACCTCGACCTCCGGGCGGAACACGAGGCCGACGAGAACCACCGGATCGTCGGTGCGGCAAGCGTCATCGCCAAAGTGGCCCGCGACGCCCACGTCGACGCTCTCAGCGCGAAGTACGGCCCAGTCGGCAGCGGCTACCCCTCCGATCCAACGACGCGCGAATTCTTACAGGCGTACGTGGAGACGTACGACGAACTTCCGGATTGCGCCCGAGAGTCCTGGCAGACCAGCAAAGACGCACTGGCTGCGGCGGCTCAGGCCAGTCTGGACGCGTTCGAGTAGCGGGATTGTGAGTACAGTGGGTCGTGAGCGGCTCGCTACTCGTCGCCGACGAACACTGTTTTCAGTCGATTCCCGCAGGTGGGACAGCAGAGCATCTGCCACGCGTGGGGATCGAGGTTCCCCATCGGTTCGGATCGGGTTGTGTCCGAACGAGCGACCCACTGCTCGCAGGTGTCACAATAGAGGTCGTCGGTCATACCCAACAAAAAGGGCGCTAACTGGAAAGTCCTTACCGCTGGTCCTTGCTCAACACGAGGTTGCGCAGGATGTCACCGTAGGCCGGGCGGGTGATGAGCACCCCGACCAACACACCGACGATGGTGATGACGGCGAACCCGAAGAGGTCGCCGACAGAGAGGATCGTCAGCGGGCTCATCGCGATGATCGTCGTCGCGGCGGCCGCACCGATCACCCAGAACGCCTTGCGGAAGCGACTCTGGAAGACCCGGCCGGTGGCGACGTCACCCTCCTGGAGGATCTCGTCGGCCATGATGACCAGGTCGTCCACCCCCGTCCCGATCACGGCGATCAACCCGGCGATGTGCGAGAGGTCGAGCGCCAGCCCGGAGATGGCGGCGAACCCGAGCAGGATGTAGACCTCCGCGATCGCGGTGAACAACATCGGGAGGGCGACGCGGATCTCCCTGTACCGCCAGAAGATCATCCCGGCGACGGCGAACCACGCGAGCAGCCCCGTCGCGAGCGACAGCGGCTTGAAGTTCTGGGCGTAGCTCGGCTCGATGTACGAGAGGTCGTACTGCGCGCCTTGGCTGAGGTTCAGCGTCGTCGGCAGCGACCCGACGTCCAGGCTGAGCTTGATGTCCTGGGCTTGCTCGCTGGTCTGGGACGTCATAAAGAAGTCCCGCGTGCCCTCGGCCCACGTGCCGTCGTTCAGCGAGGTGCCGAATTCAGGGGCGAGCGAGTTCGAACTCACGATCTCCCCGTTGAGCGTCGTGAGGAGGCAGTAACTGCCTGGTCGGGACGAACCCTGGCCGCCGCTCCTGTCACAGTTCGCCGGGCCGTTTCCGGTCGTGAACCCGACCCCGTTCATTCGGTTCTGGAACTTCTCTGCGCCGCTTTCGGTGAGCGTGACGGGCGTCCGCCATTCACTCCCCTCTTGGCTGATCGGGTCCGTACCCGCAATATCTTCACCGGTAATGACCGTCGTGTTCGTCGTCGTATTGGCGCCACCCTCCCGGACCTCGGCGACGATCCGAACGACGCCGCGGTCGGTGACGATCTCGCGGACCTGCTCGGGCCGCGTGTTCGGGACCTCGACGACGACGAGCCCGTCGCCGGCCGTCGTCACCGACCCGCCGGAGAGTCCGGTCTGGTCGATCCGGCCCTGCAGGGTGTTCACGACTGTTTCGCGCGTCTGGCCCGTCACGCCAGCCTGGACGTCGCTGGCCTGGACGTCTACTCCGGCCGACTGGAGCGCGCTCGCAAACTCGGACTTGCCGACGTCGCCGTCGTAGACCTCGACGACGCCATCGCGGGGCCGTACCTGCACGTCGATCTCGTCGACGCCCAGATCGTCGGACAGATTACTGGCGAGTTGGGGCTGGTCGCCGATATCGAGATCCGTGACGTGCAGCCCCGTGATGGGAGCACGGATGCGCGTCCCGCCGGAGAGATCCAGTCCGTACTGGAGGTTCGTCAGTCCGCCATCCTGCTGGCGCTCGACCGAGAGTTCGACGCTCGAATTGTCGGTGCGAAGCGTCGCCTCCCCGGAGACGGCGATCGAGTTGTTCGTGGCGGTGATCGCCGAGGTGTTCTTCGGGCTGACGACCGAACCGCCGGTGACGTCGATCGTCCCGTTCGTGACGACCGCCGAGGTGTCGGTCACGTTCGACACGTCACCGTCGATCTCGATCTCGGCGTCACTGGCGACGATCTCGTTCGTCGACTCGTTGGTCGTCTCCAGCGTGGTGTTCTCGAGGAAGAACGTGCTCTCGCTGACGGAAACCGTGTTCTCGTCCTCGGAGAGGGTGACGAGTTCCGTCTGAACCGTCGTCCCGGTGCCGATCGGACCGAACAGCGCGAACGTACTCGCCAGGACGATGACGACCAGCGCGGCGATCCGCCAGTTCTCGCGGATGGCTCCCATTATCGAGCCACCCCCTCGAACTTGTACCAGCGAAGCAGACTCAAGTTGAGCATGTAGGTGTTCATCAGGTCAGCGGCCAGCCCGAGCACCAGGATCAATCCGATGTCGGGCAGCAGGTCGATCGCGAAAAAGAGCGCGACGAGCGTCATCGTGATCATCGCGACGATCGACGTGAGCGTCATCGTCACACCGGTCTGCATCGCCCGGTAGGTCGACTCGTAGAAACTCCCTCGGCGTCGCAGGATGTGGTTGTTGAGCAGGATGTCCGAGTCGACGGAGTACCCGATCAACATCAGCAGCGCTGCGACCGTCCCGAGGGTCATCTTGATCTCGATCAGCCCAGTCAGCGCCAGGAGATTGACGACCCCGATCGGGATCATGATGTCCGAGAACGCCGAGATGACGACCGCGATCGACGGCACGAACGATCGGAAGAGCACGAAGATGAGCGCGCTCATCCCGACGAACGCGACCGCGAGGCCGAACAGCGCGTTCTGGGTGTTCGTACTGCCGAACGCGGGCGAGCGCGTCGTCTCGGACTGAATGTCGAACCCGGCCGACCCGGCGGCGTCCCGGATCGCCTGGAGCTCCCCGGAGTTCTGCGTCAGGAACGTGACGATGTAATCGCCAGTCCCGGTCTGTCGAATTGATTCGATCTCCACGTCGACTCCCTGACCGAACGCCTCCTGGACGGCTGTCCGGCTGGAGGCGTCCGCGAGTCGTATTTCGGTGCCGCCGGTGAAATCGAACCCGAGCGGCGCGGGCGTCCCGTTGAGGAATAGGTAAACACTGATCAGCAGCAACGAAACCCCCAGGACTATCAGGGGGGGTATCGCGAGCTGACGATTTGAGTACCGGTCGTAATCGATCTCCGGTACCTCGAACTCGACCATGGGCGTGGGTGTGAGACGCCCGTGAATAAGTTTTCCTAAGTCAGTCTCCCGACCGCACGCCCCGAGAGCCCGGCGTGAGCGCTTTCACCGTCGAGGACCTACGATCGGTATGACCCGGCCAGCGACCCGGCTCGTCTGCTCGTATCCCGCGGATCTGAGTGACTGGGGCCGTCACCACGTCGAGTCGTCGTCGTTCCGAGCCTACCTGCGGAAGGCCCACGATACCGCGACCGAGGGCGATATCTGGCCGGAGTTCGTCGGCGTCGGTTGCTGTGGCGACTCTCTGGACGTCCCGATCACGGTCGAGCGCGTCGAGGGTGGCGACCGGCTCGGCCCCGAGACGGCCATCGAGTTCACAGTCAGGGAGGCCTGCGGTCTGGACGGTGGCTGGCGCGTCCAGAGTGCGGGCGGGCCGCGGGCCTGATCGCTAGTTCGGCAGGTAGCGAACGCTCAACACGCTGCCTTCGGCACGGATCTCGACGCGGTCGACGCCGAGCCGGGCGGCCCGGGCCACGGTCTGGGGATCGTCCAGCACGTCCCCGACGGCCTGGTC
The Halapricum salinum genome window above contains:
- the lysA gene encoding diaminopimelate decarboxylase, which gives rise to MTTEDPPPIRRLADWDPAQLRDLAAEYDTPLYVLDQGRVRENVANLQTAFHDEHVSYAVKANTVRRTLETVEDAGLDAECASAGEVQRAVDAGFSTVRYTAVNPPSEDLDHVVALHEAHPEIDLVVTIGAVDTLDALVERDYAGPLAIRVNPGVGAGHHAKVTTGDAPKFGVPYDRVPDLADEIVERGYDLVGLHAHAGSGIHGEDDLAAHRELVARMGDLARDLDHDLDFLNVGGGLGVPYHPEQDPLDLDAVAEATRDAAGDLDAQLGIEPGRYVVADAGVLLTTVNTVKPTPETTVVGVDAGMTTLLRPAMYDAYHEIRSLADDADDRDEVTAMVAGPICETADVLGRDRRLPRPECRDVFAIGNAGAYGYEMASTYNSRPRPAVVSLDGTGETSVAVERETLSDLTRLEGQQ
- the dapB gene encoding 4-hydroxy-tetrahydrodipicolinate reductase, which produces MIRLGVTGAAGRMGEAVIETAAGREDVEVAFGIDAADVEDVQGVPVYKPAAFADLLDSHEPDAVIDFTVPDAAIEFATDCADAGVPLVTGTTGHDDLQFETVAAASEQIPVLKATNFARGIQALLRTVSAAVEALPGYDIEVTETHHNGKRDAPSGTANTILEEIEDARGEDFEEVYGREGLQPREAGEVGVHVRRAGDIRGEHEIMLAGNDEAVTLTHRAEDRGVFAAGAIDAAVWLSDQDPGWYEFADVIDS
- a CDS encoding preprotein translocase subunit SecD family protein — encoded protein: MGAIRENWRIAALVVIVLASTFALFGPIGTGTTVQTELVTLSEDENTVSVSESTFFLENTTLETTNESTNEIVASDAEIEIDGDVSNVTDTSAVVTNGTIDVTGGSVVSPKNTSAITATNNSIAVSGEATLRTDNSSVELSVERQQDGGLTNLQYGLDLSGGTRIRAPITGLHVTDLDIGDQPQLASNLSDDLGVDEIDVQVRPRDGVVEVYDGDVGKSEFASALQSAGVDVQASDVQAGVTGQTRETVVNTLQGRIDQTGLSGGSVTTAGDGLVVVEVPNTRPEQVREIVTDRGVVRIVAEVREGGANTTTNTTVITGEDIAGTDPISQEGSEWRTPVTLTESGAEKFQNRMNGVGFTTGNGPANCDRSGGQGSSRPGSYCLLTTLNGEIVSSNSLAPEFGTSLNDGTWAEGTRDFFMTSQTSEQAQDIKLSLDVGSLPTTLNLSQGAQYDLSYIEPSYAQNFKPLSLATGLLAWFAVAGMIFWRYREIRVALPMLFTAIAEVYILLGFAAISGLALDLSHIAGLIAVIGTGVDDLVIMADEILQEGDVATGRVFQSRFRKAFWVIGAAAATTIIAMSPLTILSVGDLFGFAVITIVGVLVGVLITRPAYGDILRNLVLSKDQR
- the dapA gene encoding 4-hydroxy-tetrahydrodipicolinate synthase, with translation MTTHLFEGVYPAMVTPFETDGSIDFEQLRTDAQRLESAGVDGLVPVGSTGESATLTHDEHVEVVEAVIDAVDDVPVIAGTGSNNTREALELSQRAADAGADALLLISPYYNKPEQQGLLEHYRTIADEVDCPQIVYNVPSRTGRNIDPDTAVELASHPNIAGFKAASGDVGQISEIIERTQDEAFAVLSGDDGMTLPLLSIGADGCISVVANVEPERTCAMVGAALSGDYQFARRLHHELGPLTRLLFVETNPIPIKEAMAVRGHGRPSVRSPLTRLSEEHRDALQAELARLAEEDLEDEYAEVER
- a CDS encoding 2,3,4,5-tetrahydropyridine-2,6-dicarboxylate N-succinyltransferase, with the translated sequence MSLESDVADLWQRYDDGLTAADTDQDDRAVLERFLEALEAGEIRAAEPDGEDWVVNEWVKQGILLNFGLRETEAREYGGVTYHDVLPLRATGDLGHRGTRNTPDGTVIRRGAYVGSDAIMMSPSFVNIGAHVGDGTLVDSCDTVGSCAQIGANVKLGANTLIGGVLEPVEDDPVIVEDNVSLGAGCRVTSGFRVGENSIVGENTLLTPRIPVYDLVEEEVIFGELPADRRAFTRFVESSVGEHDLFDGGAFKPAVVATHVEEETLEASEKEDILRDN
- the dapF gene encoding diaminopimelate epimerase codes for the protein MISIEKYHGTGNDFVVVEADASVEDRVAFASRLCDRETGLDHPGGERVGADGVLFLSLDTEATPPRVEMTLVQPDGSIADMCGNGARVVATWAAARTGSREFVIETPAGEYPAHVGQEGVTVEMSKPTLDPEQVPTTLDEPLIETEIEGLTVTAVNTGVPHAVAFVENVAALDLDAVAPAVRHADVFPEGANVTLASEREAGPVTGYDQRTFERGVEGETRSCGTGAVAIVAAAHELDRVRTDQAVAVHPPGGRLVVTRTADGATLQGPVEREFETTVPADGILAE
- the rnhB gene encoding ribonuclease HII is translated as MRFGVDEAGKGPVLGSMFAAAVLADPDDLPEDVGDSKGIAPDRRQLMADEIRAVAERVAVAEIPVWEIDDEKTDMNTLTVEAHARALSRICVDGRTVRKNGSDELSGFVDAGDTNAVRFGQRLRDRIDADLDLRAEHEADENHRIVGAASVIAKVARDAHVDALSAKYGPVGSGYPSDPTTREFLQAYVETYDELPDCARESWQTSKDALAAAAQASLDAFE
- the secF gene encoding protein translocase subunit SecF; translated protein: MVEFEVPEIDYDRYSNRQLAIPPLIVLGVSLLLISVYLFLNGTPAPLGFDFTGGTEIRLADASSRTAVQEAFGQGVDVEIESIRQTGTGDYIVTFLTQNSGELQAIRDAAGSAGFDIQSETTRSPAFGSTNTQNALFGLAVAFVGMSALIFVLFRSFVPSIAVVISAFSDIMIPIGVVNLLALTGLIEIKMTLGTVAALLMLIGYSVDSDILLNNHILRRRGSFYESTYRAMQTGVTMTLTSIVAMITMTLVALFFAIDLLPDIGLILVLGLAADLMNTYMLNLSLLRWYKFEGVAR